The following are encoded in a window of uncultured Ilyobacter sp. genomic DNA:
- a CDS encoding P-II family nitrogen regulator, with amino-acid sequence MKRIQAIIRPNRLEILKKALVDNGIGGMTVTEVHGFGRQKGKVEIFRGAEYKTEFLKKLKIEILCEDKNLKKLEDIIIESVREGEPGDGKIFIFQNGEIVRISTGEKGTNAI; translated from the coding sequence ATGAAAAGAATCCAAGCAATTATAAGACCAAACAGACTTGAGATCTTAAAAAAAGCTCTGGTGGATAATGGAATCGGTGGAATGACTGTGACTGAAGTACATGGATTTGGACGACAAAAAGGAAAAGTAGAAATTTTTAGGGGGGCGGAATATAAGACCGAGTTTCTTAAAAAACTTAAGATAGAAATTTTATGCGAAGACAAAAATCTTAAAAAACTGGAAGATATAATAATTGAAAGTGTAAGAGAGGGAGAACCAGGAGACGGTAAAATTTTTATATTCCAAAATGGTGAAATAGTGAGAATAAGCACAGGTGAGAAAGGAACAAATGCTATTTAG
- a CDS encoding multicopper oxidase domain-containing protein has product MKVLIVLFLCLFKMSFGKMLPVPPLLEEKDGVFNLKVIEGEYDFFDGVEESTLGYNGNILGPTIRIKKGKMIEIHVKNSLQEETTVHWHGLRVIGIMDGGPHQVIKPGTTWKVRFPIEQEAATLWYHPHLLHKTGVQVYKGLAGLFIIDDERSDSLNLPKNYGIDDIPLIIQDKRFDSKMKLEYLTRNEDIMNGMLGNVGMVNGVVDPTFEPKLGVTRFRILNGANARTFNLTFSDSRSFYQVATDGGFLEKPIRRKSLLLAPGERVEILVDFKSPNKKVELKDGNYSLLTLIPKDEKGKVKKVPKMLSEKGKLPDTSKMKKRYFVMQGSGRSVNINGKQMDMDRIDEYVKLNKPEVWVVTNASHHMGMGMMRGSNMGMMSMMGNIPHPFHIHNTQFRILNRDGRPPYKWDQGDKDTVMVAPGETVELLVEFRHAGLFMYHCHILEHEDMGMMGQFNVSK; this is encoded by the coding sequence ATGAAAGTTTTGATTGTTCTATTTTTATGTTTATTCAAAATGTCCTTTGGAAAAATGCTGCCAGTTCCACCACTTTTGGAAGAGAAAGACGGAGTTTTTAATTTAAAAGTTATAGAGGGAGAATATGATTTTTTTGATGGTGTAGAGGAAAGTACACTGGGATATAATGGTAATATACTGGGTCCAACAATAAGAATTAAAAAAGGAAAAATGATAGAAATTCACGTGAAAAATTCTCTTCAGGAAGAAACTACAGTTCATTGGCATGGGTTAAGAGTAATAGGAATTATGGACGGGGGTCCTCATCAGGTTATCAAGCCTGGAACTACCTGGAAAGTAAGGTTCCCGATTGAGCAAGAAGCAGCAACATTGTGGTACCATCCGCATCTTCTTCATAAGACTGGAGTTCAGGTTTATAAGGGACTAGCAGGTTTATTTATAATTGATGATGAAAGATCAGACAGTCTAAATCTGCCTAAAAATTATGGAATTGATGATATCCCACTAATTATCCAAGACAAGAGATTTGATTCTAAGATGAAACTTGAATATCTTACGAGAAATGAAGATATAATGAATGGAATGCTTGGAAATGTGGGGATGGTAAATGGTGTTGTAGATCCGACTTTTGAACCAAAGTTAGGAGTTACCAGGTTTAGAATATTAAACGGAGCTAATGCAAGGACTTTTAATCTGACATTCAGTGATAGCAGATCATTTTATCAGGTAGCTACAGACGGAGGATTTTTAGAAAAACCTATAAGAAGAAAGAGTCTCTTACTGGCGCCAGGAGAAAGAGTAGAAATTTTAGTTGATTTCAAGTCTCCAAATAAAAAGGTGGAGCTAAAAGACGGAAATTACTCACTGCTAACTTTAATTCCAAAAGACGAAAAGGGTAAGGTGAAAAAAGTTCCCAAAATGCTCAGTGAAAAAGGTAAACTGCCAGATACATCTAAAATGAAGAAAAGGTATTTTGTTATGCAGGGATCTGGTAGAAGCGTTAATATTAACGGAAAACAAATGGACATGGATAGAATAGACGAATATGTAAAGTTAAATAAGCCAGAGGTTTGGGTTGTCACCAATGCCTCACATCACATGGGAATGGGCATGATGAGGGGTAGTAATATGGGTATGATGAGCATGATGGGAAATATCCCACATCCCTTCCATATTCATAATACACAATTTAGAATACTTAATCGTGATGGACGGCCTCCTTATAAATGGGATCAAGGAGACAAGGATACCGTAATGGTAGCTCCTGGAGAAACTGTAGAACTCCTTGTAGAATTCAGACATGCAGGTTTATTTATGTATCACTGTCATATCCTTGAACATGAAGATATGGGCATGATGGGACAATTTAATGTGAGTAAATAG
- a CDS encoding iron-containing alcohol dehydrogenase has product MPHGVVCGTLIGELIKINIKNLLNSSEKNEVYLEKYAEVGRIFSGRKNLERDEACKALVIEVERLIELMNIPKLGSYEITKGDIDKIVEKTGNKNNPIELTKLELKEMLLNRL; this is encoded by the coding sequence ATCCCCCATGGAGTAGTATGTGGGACTCTTATAGGGGAACTCATAAAAATAAACATAAAAAATCTCTTAAATTCTTCTGAAAAAAATGAAGTTTATCTGGAAAAATATGCAGAGGTTGGGAGAATTTTTTCTGGCAGGAAAAATCTAGAGAGAGATGAAGCTTGCAAGGCCCTTGTCATAGAAGTGGAAAGGCTGATAGAATTGATGAATATACCAAAATTGGGAAGCTATGAAATAACAAAGGGGGATATCGATAAAATCGTAGAAAAAACAGGAAATAAAAACAACCCGATAGAACTTACAAAACTAGAGTTAAAAGAGATGCTTTTAAACAGATTATAA
- the yqeC gene encoding selenium cofactor biosynthesis protein YqeC, translating to MLLVNMFGFREGDIISIIGAGGKTTFLFRLADELREMGKKVLVTTTTRVYMPPKDCYDELCLDKSELLLKSSELKDGVVVAGSGVSQENKLLALDQEAINKVKSCYDYILIEADGSRRKPLKGWRDNEPVVIDSTTKTIAVVDIRGVGVTANSYTVHNFELFKELTGIEDGEVVTSKHMIKMITGKKGLLHKGIGEEILYFNKVEDEEDIKKFKEVSSGIDKKIIYGSLKYQFYHELIRS from the coding sequence ATGTTGCTTGTTAATATGTTTGGGTTCAGGGAGGGGGATATAATATCTATTATAGGTGCCGGTGGGAAGACTACATTTCTTTTTAGGCTTGCTGATGAGCTGAGAGAGATGGGTAAAAAAGTTTTGGTGACGACTACAACCAGAGTGTATATGCCCCCCAAAGACTGCTATGACGAACTTTGTTTGGACAAGTCAGAGCTATTACTTAAAAGCAGTGAGCTAAAAGATGGGGTAGTGGTGGCAGGAAGTGGAGTCAGCCAGGAAAACAAACTTTTGGCCCTAGATCAGGAAGCTATAAATAAAGTAAAGTCTTGTTATGATTATATCCTAATAGAAGCCGACGGTTCAAGGAGAAAACCTCTTAAGGGCTGGAGAGATAACGAGCCGGTTGTGATTGATAGTACTACAAAAACCATAGCCGTCGTAGATATAAGAGGAGTAGGGGTCACTGCCAACTCCTATACGGTACATAACTTTGAGCTTTTTAAAGAGTTGACCGGTATAGAGGACGGAGAGGTCGTCACCTCTAAACATATGATAAAGATGATTACCGGAAAAAAAGGGCTTCTTCATAAGGGTATAGGGGAGGAGATTCTTTATTTCAACAAAGTAGAAGATGAAGAGGATATAAAAAAATTTAAAGAGGTGTCATCTGGAATAGATAAAAAAATTATATATGGAAGTCTGAAATACCAGTTTTATCATGAGCTTATCAGAAGTTAA
- a CDS encoding TldD/PmbA family protein, whose product MLDKILIEDILTQALFTGGDFAEVFIEEKFNTGLFMIDGRIEKSLSGKDFGVGIRIFKGLFSVYAYTNDMTRDSLIATAKRAAEAITGSEGDITINLIKQDIENKHKVILPPNKVKKDKKVEIMRRAHHSASAYDDSISQVRISYSDSIQNVMIANSKGLWVEDVRTRSRIGIESVASKDGDMQTGSYRPGALKGFEFFDDISVEDCGIEASRIARTMLNAKYCPSGKLPVIIDNEFGGVIFHEACGHGLEATSVAKGNSVFAGKLGEKVASELMSAVDDGTLTNEWGSSNIDDEGSPTRRNLLIENGILKGYMIDKLNGRRMNMKSTGSARRESYKFAPTSRMTNTFILAGKSNLDDMITNTETGIYAKRMGGGSVNPATGDFNFSVMEGYLIENGKITEPVRGATLIGNGPEVLKKIDMVGDNLAHGQGMCGSVSGSIPANVGQPPIRTWCTVGGRFDK is encoded by the coding sequence ATGCTAGATAAAATTCTGATAGAAGATATATTGACCCAGGCTCTCTTCACAGGTGGAGATTTTGCAGAGGTGTTTATAGAGGAAAAATTTAATACTGGATTGTTTATGATCGATGGAAGAATCGAAAAATCTCTTTCAGGAAAAGATTTTGGAGTTGGAATTAGAATCTTTAAGGGGCTCTTTTCTGTGTATGCCTATACTAATGATATGACAAGAGACTCCCTGATAGCAACAGCAAAAAGAGCTGCAGAAGCTATAACAGGTTCTGAAGGTGACATCACCATTAATCTCATAAAACAGGATATAGAAAACAAACATAAGGTAATCCTACCTCCTAATAAGGTAAAAAAAGATAAAAAAGTAGAAATTATGAGAAGAGCACATCATTCTGCATCTGCATACGACGACTCGATATCACAGGTGAGGATAAGCTACTCAGATTCTATACAAAATGTTATGATTGCCAATTCAAAAGGCTTGTGGGTTGAAGATGTCAGAACAAGGTCTAGAATAGGTATAGAAAGTGTCGCATCAAAAGATGGGGATATGCAGACTGGCTCTTACAGACCTGGAGCTTTAAAAGGGTTTGAGTTTTTTGATGATATAAGTGTGGAGGATTGCGGTATAGAGGCTTCTAGAATAGCAAGGACAATGCTAAATGCCAAATACTGCCCCAGTGGCAAGTTACCGGTAATAATTGACAATGAATTCGGAGGAGTGATATTCCACGAGGCTTGTGGACATGGCCTCGAAGCAACCAGTGTAGCAAAGGGGAACTCTGTTTTTGCTGGTAAACTAGGAGAAAAAGTTGCTTCTGAGCTTATGAGTGCAGTGGATGACGGTACTTTGACTAATGAATGGGGGTCTTCCAATATAGATGATGAGGGAAGTCCCACGAGGAGAAATCTTCTTATAGAAAACGGTATTCTGAAGGGATATATGATTGACAAGTTAAATGGTAGAAGGATGAATATGAAGAGCACCGGAAGTGCTAGGAGAGAATCCTATAAATTTGCACCTACCTCACGAATGACCAATACTTTTATTTTAGCAGGTAAATCAAATTTGGATGATATGATTACAAATACAGAAACCGGTATCTATGCAAAGCGTATGGGAGGTGGTTCTGTAAACCCTGCCACGGGAGATTTTAATTTTTCTGTAATGGAGGGGTACCTCATAGAGAATGGAAAGATAACCGAACCTGTAAGAGGAGCTACCCTCATAGGAAACGGGCCTGAAGTCTTGAAGAAAATAGATATGGTAGGAGACAACTTGGCTCATGGACAGGGGATGTGCGGATCTGTCTCAGGGAGTATACCTGCAAATGTAGGACAACCTCCTATACGGACATGGTGTACAGTCGGAGGTAGATTTGACAAATAA
- a CDS encoding ammonium transporter, whose amino-acid sequence MKKMKWKAMFLCLMLTMGLTAFGEVGAEEVQTNLNWTWTLVAAAMVFFMQAGFAMVEAGFTRAKNAGNIIMKNVMDFSMGILAFWAVGFAFMFGKGDLFGTTNFFGIGLADWDWTFFIFQGVFAATAATIVSGAMAERTKFGSYLVSSFLITAFIYPIFGHWAWGSLFGQSTGWLENMGFIDFAGSTVVHSVGGWAALAAAIVLGPRIGKFKGKEISAIPGHSIPLASLGVFILWFGWFGFNCGSTTTGTSEIGLIATNTSLAAAAASISALIISYLIFKKADIGMTLNGSLAGLVGITAGCANVDPWASVIIGLVAGVLVVLSVLFIDKLHIDDPVGAVSVHGVNGAWGTLAAGIFNAEKMFDAKIIGIQAIGIVTAFVVAFVGGLIIFNVVKAVMGLRVSAKEEIEGLDVGEHGYSAYPEFPSHTEVSLFK is encoded by the coding sequence ATGAAGAAGATGAAATGGAAAGCAATGTTTTTATGCCTCATGCTGACGATGGGTCTGACTGCATTTGGAGAAGTCGGAGCGGAAGAGGTACAGACTAACCTTAACTGGACATGGACATTGGTTGCTGCTGCTATGGTGTTCTTTATGCAGGCTGGATTTGCCATGGTAGAAGCAGGATTTACAAGAGCAAAAAATGCAGGTAATATCATAATGAAAAACGTGATGGATTTTTCTATGGGGATTTTGGCCTTTTGGGCTGTAGGTTTTGCCTTTATGTTTGGAAAGGGAGACCTTTTTGGAACTACAAACTTTTTCGGAATTGGTCTTGCTGACTGGGACTGGACATTCTTTATTTTCCAGGGTGTATTTGCTGCTACAGCTGCTACAATAGTCTCTGGAGCTATGGCAGAAAGAACAAAATTTGGTTCATATCTTGTATCTAGTTTCTTGATAACTGCATTTATTTATCCGATCTTTGGTCACTGGGCTTGGGGAAGTCTTTTTGGACAATCTACAGGTTGGCTTGAAAATATGGGGTTCATTGATTTTGCAGGATCTACTGTAGTTCACTCTGTTGGTGGATGGGCTGCTCTTGCTGCTGCAATCGTTTTAGGACCAAGAATTGGTAAATTCAAAGGCAAAGAGATTTCTGCTATACCAGGTCACTCTATACCTCTAGCTTCTCTAGGTGTATTCATCCTTTGGTTTGGTTGGTTCGGATTTAACTGTGGAAGTACTACAACAGGGACATCTGAAATAGGTCTTATCGCTACAAATACATCTTTAGCTGCTGCTGCTGCATCTATATCTGCCCTGATCATCTCTTATTTAATATTCAAGAAGGCTGATATTGGTATGACGCTAAACGGTTCTTTAGCAGGACTTGTAGGTATAACAGCTGGATGTGCAAATGTAGATCCTTGGGCATCTGTAATAATCGGATTAGTGGCAGGAGTACTTGTTGTTCTATCAGTATTATTCATTGATAAGTTGCATATTGATGATCCAGTTGGAGCGGTATCGGTTCACGGTGTCAACGGAGCTTGGGGAACTCTTGCAGCTGGGATATTCAACGCAGAAAAAATGTTTGATGCAAAAATTATAGGGATACAGGCAATAGGTATTGTGACTGCATTCGTAGTTGCATTTGTAGGAGGCCTAATCATATTTAATGTAGTAAAAGCCGTTATGGGATTACGTGTATCTGCAAAAGAGGAGATAGAAGGTCTAGATGTGGGAGAACACGGTTATTCAGCTTATCCTGAGTTCCCTTCTCATACAGAGGTATCACTATTCAAGTAA
- a CDS encoding P-II family nitrogen regulator has protein sequence MKMIVAIIRPIGINALKEALCAANIKGMTISEVRGFGRQLGKKEIFRGVEYLVEYVPNLQVEILVKDSDVERVVDIILKATKTGETGDGKIFIHAVEDVVRIRTGERGEGAI, from the coding sequence ATGAAAATGATAGTTGCTATAATTAGACCTATAGGTATAAATGCTTTGAAAGAAGCCTTGTGTGCTGCTAATATAAAGGGTATGACTATTAGTGAAGTGAGGGGGTTTGGTAGACAACTTGGAAAAAAAGAGATTTTTAGGGGAGTAGAGTATTTGGTAGAGTATGTACCAAATCTGCAGGTTGAAATATTAGTAAAAGACAGTGATGTAGAAAGAGTAGTGGATATAATTTTAAAAGCCACTAAAACTGGTGAGACAGGTGACGGTAAGATATTTATCCATGCTGTAGAGGATGTAGTAAGGATCAGAACTGGTGAAAGAGGAGAAGGAGCTATCTAG
- a CDS encoding heavy metal translocating P-type ATPase, with the protein MAKDPVCGMEVDPKKSKFKLDKNGTTYYFCSKKCYEEFQKNTSGQPEKEKTAKFIIEIEDMTCGSCATKIEKNIKNTEGIKDVNVNLSTKKATVNYFPDEINEEELKKIIIDSGYKVKKPESDATLKLKIIGMDNPHCMGIVGSALEKLSGIVGKTLLPTEKATIEYDPKIIDSAKIRKVIKDAGYDNFLETEGQDKEKEAREKEIRSLKYKTSIAMILGLPLLYFAMGPHMGLPINEIINKHMGVIQFLITIPIILVGYEFYTKGLKSIIKAKTANMDTLVAIGTGSAFLYSIWAMLKRRHDQLYFEVAGLLIAFILLGRFLEAKAKGKTSEAIKKLMGLSAKTALIIRDGDEIEIPVEEVLVGDIVVVKPGQKIPVDGEIVEGHSSVDESMLTGESIPVEKSKGDKVVGATMNKTGSFKFEATKVGADTALAQIIKMVEDAQGSKAPIQKLADVISAYFVPTVVSVAIISSIIWYFIGGFTFALTIFVAVLIIACPCALGLATPTAIMVGTGKGAEAGILFKNAESLQMAQKIDTIVFDKTGTLTKGEPQVTDIITVSDFSQDEILIFAAVAEKNSEHPLGEAIVAHAKEKEIKIDKPDEFNSVTGKGIEVRYKDMWIDFGNRKLMEEKNVDYEPALKKLEELESEGKTAMLIAVDKKLAGIIAVADTLKEHSAKAIETLNKHGIETIMITGDNKRTAEAIAKQVGIKRVLAEVLPQDKASSVKKLQEEGKKVAMVGDGINDAPALTQADLGIAIGSGTDVAIESGDIVLIKEDLRDVVVAMELSKYTMRKIKQNLFWAFFYNSLGIPLAAGALYPFTGFLLSPIIAGAAMAFSSVSVVSNSLLMKRWNSSIRENN; encoded by the coding sequence ATGGCAAAAGATCCTGTTTGCGGTATGGAAGTGGATCCAAAAAAATCTAAATTTAAACTGGATAAAAACGGTACCACCTATTATTTTTGCAGCAAAAAGTGCTATGAGGAGTTCCAGAAGAACACAAGTGGACAACCTGAGAAAGAAAAAACTGCCAAATTTATAATAGAAATAGAAGACATGACCTGCGGTTCTTGTGCCACCAAGATAGAAAAAAATATAAAAAATACTGAAGGGATAAAAGATGTCAATGTAAACTTGTCCACCAAAAAAGCTACTGTAAACTACTTCCCTGATGAAATCAATGAAGAAGAGTTGAAAAAAATAATCATTGACAGCGGTTATAAGGTAAAAAAACCTGAATCTGACGCCACGTTGAAACTGAAGATCATAGGTATGGACAATCCACACTGTATGGGGATTGTGGGATCAGCTCTGGAGAAACTTTCTGGAATAGTTGGTAAAACTCTGCTACCAACAGAAAAAGCTACAATAGAATATGATCCAAAAATAATTGACTCTGCCAAGATAAGAAAGGTAATAAAAGATGCTGGTTATGACAATTTTTTGGAAACCGAGGGTCAGGACAAAGAAAAAGAGGCAAGAGAAAAAGAGATCCGTTCGTTAAAATATAAAACAAGTATCGCTATGATTTTAGGTTTACCTTTGTTATATTTTGCCATGGGTCCACATATGGGACTTCCAATTAATGAAATCATAAACAAACATATGGGAGTCATACAGTTTTTAATCACCATTCCCATAATACTTGTAGGTTATGAGTTCTACACAAAAGGTTTAAAATCTATTATAAAGGCAAAAACGGCAAATATGGACACTCTAGTGGCAATAGGTACGGGCTCGGCATTCCTATATAGTATCTGGGCGATGTTAAAAAGAAGACATGATCAGTTGTACTTTGAGGTGGCCGGTCTTCTAATAGCCTTCATTTTACTCGGAAGGTTCCTTGAAGCGAAAGCTAAGGGAAAAACAAGTGAGGCCATAAAAAAACTTATGGGTCTTTCTGCTAAAACTGCACTAATTATAAGAGATGGTGATGAAATTGAGATCCCTGTTGAAGAAGTGTTGGTAGGGGATATAGTAGTTGTTAAACCCGGTCAAAAAATTCCAGTTGATGGAGAGATAGTAGAGGGGCATTCCAGTGTGGATGAGAGTATGTTAACTGGTGAAAGTATTCCTGTTGAAAAATCCAAGGGGGACAAAGTAGTCGGTGCCACAATGAATAAAACCGGAAGCTTCAAATTCGAGGCGACCAAAGTAGGCGCTGATACAGCACTGGCACAAATCATAAAAATGGTAGAGGATGCTCAGGGAAGCAAGGCTCCCATACAAAAGCTTGCCGATGTGATATCAGCTTATTTTGTACCTACCGTGGTAAGTGTAGCAATTATATCAAGTATAATATGGTATTTTATAGGAGGATTTACCTTTGCTCTTACAATATTCGTGGCAGTCTTAATAATTGCCTGTCCATGTGCTCTAGGTTTGGCAACCCCTACCGCTATAATGGTTGGAACTGGAAAAGGAGCTGAAGCAGGAATACTCTTTAAAAATGCAGAGAGTCTCCAGATGGCACAAAAAATAGACACTATAGTTTTTGATAAAACTGGAACTCTTACCAAGGGCGAACCTCAGGTAACAGATATTATTACAGTATCAGACTTCTCTCAAGATGAAATACTTATCTTTGCCGCAGTTGCCGAAAAAAATTCTGAGCATCCCCTAGGCGAAGCGATAGTTGCCCATGCAAAAGAGAAGGAGATAAAAATCGACAAGCCAGATGAGTTTAATTCGGTTACCGGAAAGGGTATAGAGGTCAGATATAAGGATATGTGGATAGATTTCGGAAACCGGAAGCTTATGGAAGAAAAAAATGTTGATTATGAACCAGCTTTAAAAAAACTTGAAGAACTTGAAAGTGAAGGTAAAACTGCTATGCTTATTGCAGTAGATAAAAAATTGGCAGGTATCATAGCTGTAGCTGATACATTAAAGGAGCACTCGGCCAAAGCCATAGAAACATTGAACAAGCATGGGATAGAAACCATCATGATAACAGGTGACAACAAACGTACAGCTGAAGCTATAGCAAAGCAGGTTGGAATCAAAAGGGTCCTAGCTGAGGTTTTGCCTCAGGATAAAGCAAGCAGCGTGAAAAAACTTCAAGAGGAGGGAAAGAAGGTTGCAATGGTTGGGGACGGAATAAATGATGCCCCTGCCTTGACACAGGCTGACCTGGGAATAGCAATAGGTTCAGGGACCGATGTTGCAATAGAGTCTGGGGATATTGTGCTCATTAAAGAAGACTTGAGAGACGTAGTCGTGGCAATGGAACTGTCAAAATATACCATGAGAAAAATCAAACAAAATCTGTTCTGGGCATTTTTCTATAACAGTCTTGGAATCCCTCTGGCTGCAGGAGCACTCTATCCATTTACAGGTTTTTTATTAAGTCCAATAATAGCAGGAGCCGCCATGGCTTTCAGTTCAGTTTCTGTGGTGAGTAACTCACTGCTCATGAAACGTTGGAATTCAAGTATTAGGGAAAATAATTAA
- a CDS encoding IS630 family transposase: MKILNPELLEKYIAVEKDSKIKIKLLCLNTICNGMKVVDAADTFKVPRRTIYDWYHYWNEDGYDGLVPTKQTGRPSKLTPREFEELKQILIEKQIFTTKDVKILIQEMFGVNYCFDHVARILKEKFKFHHKKPYILSSKRPVEAESILYQRLSEAIGILRKDPNFDIKKLAIGFLDESSSQNNPNTVRFWSSVNNPTIIKNTEKLKVSTIGFYAIVGNSTAKSIPDSKKETLSEFLNEISDANMEYEYIIVILDNFKSHHSNMFLSKAKELNINAVYLPPYSPDLNPIEYIWKSVKRVLSEKNFESR, from the coding sequence ATGAAAATTCTTAATCCAGAACTGTTAGAAAAATACATTGCAGTCGAAAAAGATTCTAAAATAAAAATTAAGTTGCTATGTTTAAATACTATTTGTAATGGAATGAAAGTCGTAGATGCTGCTGATACTTTTAAAGTCCCAAGACGAACCATCTATGATTGGTATCATTATTGGAACGAAGATGGATATGACGGTTTAGTCCCTACAAAACAAACAGGTAGGCCATCTAAACTGACTCCACGTGAATTTGAAGAATTAAAACAAATCTTGATAGAAAAACAAATTTTCACCACAAAAGATGTTAAAATTTTAATACAAGAAATGTTTGGAGTTAATTATTGTTTCGATCATGTCGCAAGAATTTTGAAAGAAAAATTCAAATTCCATCATAAGAAACCATATATTTTGTCAAGTAAAAGACCTGTCGAAGCAGAGAGTATTCTTTATCAAAGACTCAGTGAAGCAATAGGAATTCTTAGAAAAGATCCTAATTTTGACATTAAAAAGCTTGCTATAGGATTTTTAGATGAAAGCAGCTCTCAAAATAATCCAAATACTGTAAGGTTTTGGAGTTCTGTAAACAATCCAACAATAATTAAAAACACCGAGAAACTAAAAGTGAGTACAATAGGATTTTATGCTATTGTGGGTAACAGCACTGCAAAAAGCATACCAGATTCCAAGAAAGAAACATTAAGTGAATTTTTGAATGAAATCAGCGATGCAAATATGGAATATGAGTATATAATAGTAATTTTGGATAATTTCAAAAGTCACCATAGTAATATGTTTTTATCAAAAGCAAAAGAATTAAATATTAATGCGGTATATTTACCGCCATATTCTCCAGACTTAAACCCTATAGAATACATCTGGAAAAGTGTAAAAAGAGTATTATCTGAAAAAAATTTTGAGTCTAGATAG
- a CDS encoding SDR family oxidoreductase, with translation MKNALITGATSGIGAAFARKLGEAGYNLYLTGRRKEVIEKLAQEIRGKYDVVVEVIIADFTIPYEVDSFLDKIESVDFEFLVNNVGFGHEKRFLNDTYENQRKMIEAHVESFTKITHLVAGRMQKIRKGRIINVSSLAAFAPAAFNHLYSSTKSFVITFSEALHIDLRPLGINVQALCPGFTKSDFHRSLEIKEKTFKNRGLIRWMSSEDVVTLSLRAVSKRGGIYVPGWSNKILYTIIKLLPRKLYYHIAKHMKI, from the coding sequence ATGAAAAATGCTTTGATAACAGGTGCCACAAGTGGTATAGGGGCTGCCTTTGCCAGAAAGTTAGGCGAAGCTGGATATAACCTCTATCTTACAGGAAGACGGAAAGAGGTAATAGAAAAACTTGCACAGGAAATCCGGGGAAAATATGATGTCGTTGTAGAAGTTATAATAGCTGATTTCACCATCCCATATGAGGTCGACTCTTTTCTAGATAAAATTGAATCAGTGGATTTTGAATTTCTTGTGAACAATGTCGGTTTCGGCCATGAAAAAAGATTCTTGAATGATACCTATGAAAATCAACGTAAAATGATAGAGGCTCATGTAGAGTCTTTCACTAAAATTACCCACCTGGTAGCAGGGAGGATGCAGAAAATTAGGAAAGGGCGAATTATAAATGTATCATCACTGGCTGCATTTGCTCCTGCTGCATTCAACCACCTCTATAGTTCTACAAAGTCTTTTGTGATAACTTTTTCAGAGGCCCTCCACATAGACCTCCGCCCATTAGGAATAAATGTCCAGGCCCTATGCCCAGGATTCACAAAAAGTGATTTTCACAGGTCACTTGAGATTAAAGAAAAAACCTTTAAAAATAGAGGCCTTATTAGATGGATGAGTTCAGAAGATGTAGTGACACTATCCCTAAGAGCTGTCAGTAAAAGAGGTGGGATATATGTTCCCGGATGGTCAAATAAAATCCTCTATACTATAATAAAATTACTTCCTAGAAAACTGTATTATCACATTGCAAAACATATGAAGATATGA